ACACCCATCCAGAGGAGTCAGATGACAGGCAGCAGAGGTGGCATCACTCTGCTGCTAAGGAACCAACACTAAACCACAGGACGGCAGTCTTATAGCCTGTAGCTGAACCCTAGGGGCTCAGGTGGGAAGTTCCATTGCTCAACTGAAACTAGGGAGGTGGATGAGAAATTACCTTGTTCCAGCCCATCACAAGATGGCCTCTCCTGTTCCAAAGGAACTTCAGGGTCAGACTCAGTCCAGACTCGGGCCAGCCTGTAGTTAAGCCCTGCCTATGCGGTTTATGTGAGAGATGTACAAGGTTGTCAGAAGGCCATGGCAAATCTGCTTCTCTAAAGTTGGGAATTTCACAGAAATGGGAAATGCGAAGCTGAAGCGAAGGTAGGACACGACTTAGGTGTCAAAAGTTGTTTCCCTTGAAGCCTTTCTAAATAATAAGAATATCCTCTATGATTAGAGGGAGAAACAGGTGCTGATGAGCACACTGGACATCACTTTGAGGTGAGAAAATATCTTCTACACTGTTTTTGTGAAAAACCGAGCTCTTTTAAAGAAGGCTACAGCTCAGCTCTTTAAATTTACGACCACGAGAGTCTGCTGGtttataaaaatgctaaaaaccAGTAGTCATGGACACATCATGGTGTCACAGTTGGATCTAAATTCCCTGGTTTTGTGAAAGATGGCAGAATCAAGGGCCTACAGGATAGTGGCCATTCATTGGTTTCTTATGTCAGGGTGCAGGATTTCCTTTGACACAGCACTCCAGCTGAAACATACAGTAGGCAACTAACATTTCACTCTCATAGCATTCAAGTCTGCAGATGCCATTTTTATAGCATTTCTTGTGCATTTCTGATGATAATGAATTTATACCTGGAAGGAAAATGAATAGAAAGATAATTCACTACAGGCCTTTTTGGACCATAAAATTGCTAGTCCCTCAATTTTTATCCAACCGGATACCAAGGAGATTTGGTTATGATCATTGATCCTGTAACTGAAAAAATTAATTAGTAGTAGGGGCTGAATTGTgtcaccccaaaattcatatgctgaaaccctCACCCCTGATGTGACTGtctttggagatagggccttcaGGAAGTAATataagttaaatgaggtcatgatGGTGGAACCCTAATCCAATAAGATCGACAGGCTAATCCAATAGGATTGATGTTCTTATTAGTGAAGGTCACAGCaaaaagatggccatctacaagcttGAAAGCAAGCCCTCATCAGAAATTGAATcagctagcaccttgatcttggatttctcatcttctggaactatgagaaaataaagtttGTCTAAGCCACAGTCTGCGGAATTTTGTTAtcgcagcccaagctgactaaaaCAAGTAATAATTTGGAAGTTTCCCTGAATTTGTCAATGAATATAACCCAAACAATCAAGCTAGCTATTCACATAGTCAttcactcattattttttaaataattacttacTCATTATTATTCATAAACCAATTTTTATAAATCCTGTGAATCAAGGACTGTTGGGGTACAGATTTGAGTATGATATAGACCTTAACCTCAATGAATTTTCATTCtagacaaaaagagaagaaatacaaaatatctctCTGAGAGAGGATAAAACATGACAAGTGCAATGATGTATTTGCAATGTGGAATGGTCTTGTGAGTTTGAAGGAGGATGAAATCAATTCTGAAGATTTGAGAAGTCTTATTGAAGCTCAAGGAATCTGTAGAAATTTTGAGCAAACACATACCCTATCTGAGTCATAATGCCCTGGAGGATAATTGTCCTACAGGAACAAGAAGGGATCAGTGTTACTTAGTTTGCAAGACAGAAGCCCTAGAGGACAATCTGTAACACTTTTGGGAAGATGAAATATAATGGTCTATAAAATGAGACAAGAAATTTCAATGGAAATGACAAGTTATGAGAATGCAAAAGGAATTGAAGGGAATATTGTACACTAGATGCGGTTCTTTGTCTGGAGGCCACAAATCCATTGCCATAAACCGTAGTGGAATTGGTTGCATCAACAGCTTTAAGAGGCCTTGATCCCATGATTTCTTAAATTTAGCCTGGTGAGTCACATAATCTGAATATCTGATTCATTTGCCTGGAGAATACTTCAGGCAAACACTTCAGTCCATCTAGGCAGATGAACCAATCTGACTGGACTGATTCAGTAACACTGAGTGAAAAGAATTTTCCAGATGAGATTGCTAAAGTCAGAAAGGATATGGTGAAGCTAGAGCACAGGGCCACTCACACTCTCTGTCATGTCTCCCTAGCTGCTATCTCATCTGATCAGGCATTTCTTCTATCACATGAAGCTCAGTGATTCTCTTGAAACTAGCCGTTCTAAATCTGTTTCCTCATGTAACTAATGGATTCACAAATAGTAAATTAACTGTAGGAAACTTCAGTAtattagaaaattaacaaattgtGTTGTCACTATTTTCTGGTTTTGACTGTTATACTTAGATACATTCTTGAATTAGAGACAAAATAACAGCAGGAAGACAGGATGGGCATTACTAATGAAAATACAATGATAGCTCTCATGAGCCAGGTACTTTTCATATTATGTATGGACATATTCCATACATGATCTGATTTAATCCTTGTGAGACTCttcatttccatatttccatttttcaaatgaagaaactaaggctcactGGTGCTGATCagtttagccaaaaaaaaaaaaaaaaaaaaaaaaaaaaaaggaaactaaggctcagagaagcttAGACCTTTGTCCAAAGTTATATAGTTAACAAGTTGGACAGCCAGATTCAAGCCCAGGTCTTGCTGACATCAAAACTAGTTGATGCTTTTTTCTAGCTTGAAAATTAAAGGGCCCATGGGTGGAGTATGTTTATTGGGTTGTTTAGTGGCATTGTTCTTCTATATGAAGCACCCCTACCCCCCAAAATATGCCAGTTTTACCTGCCAGCACTGgatcccaaaggaaaagaaagacaaacacaACAAGGAGAGGCTTCATGGCTGGGAACTTCTGTTAAGGAGGCTAGTGGCAGGGTCTGACATCGGCTGTCAGGGAATAGAGAGAAGAGGTTGAGCACACAGTCCTATACAAACCTCTCAGGGCTGGGGTATGCCTCGCTTCAGGTAGATATGCTACACTGAACACCCCTGAGGCAGCTGTGTTGGCAATGCtcatctgaggaaaaaaaatggacagCCCTTTCTTGTTTGACAGCTTTTCCTATTGACAAAGACACTGTTCTTCCACCCAGGTTTTCCAAAAGTACATGGAGGCCTGAGAACTATGTGCTCTTActcttttaaatgaataaaattaaaatttgatagGCTTTTgttacaataaaaatgtaattgctaattttagaaaattggtaaaatattaaacatgacAAGGATGGACAAGTTACAGATGAACTGCTCTTCTCAGAGACAAACTGTcattctaaagaaagtttcatttatgcctagtttgttgtttaatattttgttttacatagCTATAAACAATATTCTTATAATTAGGTATCCTGCTTTTGTAACttgatatatactatatatcagtGTCACTATAAACTtcataaatagtatttttaagtGTTGCACAATATTTTGTCAaggtcatttaaaataattgttactatttaaaaaaacattttttattgaagtataagtGACATACAATAAACTTCAAACAGTAAAGTGTATAATCGGATAAGTTTTGCCATATCTATACGTTTGTGAGACCATTGTCACAttcaaaataatgaacatatccattcCCCCTAACATTTTTTCATGCCTTTTGTAATATTCCCCTCCTGATTCTCTTTCACCTCTCAGTCTAAAGGCCAAAACTTTTCTGCTGACACTATAGattactttgtattttcttggaatttcatgtgaatagaataatatattctataCTCTTTCTTGTTGGgtttcttttactcagcataattatttgagATTCGTCCTTGCTATAATATGAATtagttgttcattccttttcattgctgagcaCCATTGCATGGCTATACATCTATGTGTTTATCCAGTCACGTATTGATTGATGTttgattatttccagtttttggctattgaaaataaagctgctatggacattcatgtacaagtcatGGTATGgatatatgctttcatttttcttttgcaaatattcAGGAGTAGAAAGGCTGGGCCACAGCTGTATGTTGTCATCAAGACATCTCACACGCAATGACATTCATAGCCTCAAAGGAAAGGGATGGATAAAGATCtagcaagcaaatggaaaagaaaaagaacagtggttgctattcttatttcagacaaaacagactaaaagcaacaatgatcaaaaaggacaaagaaaggcattacaaaatgataaagtgttcaattcaaaaagaagacttaataatcctaaatatatatgcacccaatattggAGCACtgagatttataaaacaagttcttagagacctatgaagagacttagataaccacacaataataacgaAAGACATtgacaccccactgacagtgttaagcagatcattgaggcagaaaacaaataaagatattgaggacctaaactcaacacttgaccaaatggacttaacagacatCTATGGAACATTCCACCACACAccaacagaatacacatccttGTCATCtgtacatggcacatactctaagatcaaccacatgcttggccataaagcaatccttaacaaattaaaaagaatgcaTATCAGTAACATTCTCAGACCgcaatgcaataaaaatagaaatcaataccaagaagatctctcaaaactatacaagtacatggaaattaaacaatatgctccttaAAGACTTTTGGGTAAAggataaaattaaggcagaaatcaagaaattctttgaaactgggccaggtgcagtggctcacacctgtaatgctagcactttgcaAGGttaaggaaggtggatcacttgagtccgggagtttaaGGCCACCTTGTGCAACatggtgggaccctgtctctacaagattaaaaaaaaaattagccaggtgtgatggtgcacgactgtagtcccaactacttgggaggtcgaggtgggagaattgcttgagcctaagggGTTGGGACTACAGTAAGCTGTGGTTGTCCTGCTCCACccaagcctgggtgatagagtgagacactgtcttaaaaaataataataaaaaaaaaagagacgttCATTGAAACTGATTCAAACAAAGGTACAATACCAGAATCCCTGAgacacagccaaagcagtgttaagaggaacaTTTATAGCATGAAAATGCCTACACCAAAAAGTTAGAGAGATCTCAAATTAAGAACCTAACATCACACTTAGAAGAACtaaaaaaacaagagcaaatcaaCCCACAGCTAGCAGaggaaagaaataaccaaaatcagagctgaactgaatgaaatagaGACATGAACCCacacaaaagattaatgaaaccaaaagttggctctttaaaagaataaataagtctGCTTAtttagactgctagctagactaaaaaaagaagatccaaaaaaacacaatcagaaacGAGAAAGAGGATATTAACACTGAccccaaagaaatgcaaaaaaccctcagagactattagGAGCATCTGCATGCACACATGCTACAAAGcctagaagaaactgataaatgCCTGGAAAAGTACAACCTCCCAAGGTTGaactagaaagaaattgaatgcctgaacaaaccaataatgagATCTGAAATAGAATCAGTAGTAAAAAACCTACCAAACAGAAAAAGCCCAAGGCAGGAACCTATCATTTCTACCTTAGG
This genomic stretch from Pan paniscus chromosome 7, NHGRI_mPanPan1-v2.0_pri, whole genome shotgun sequence harbors:
- the LOC134730962 gene encoding beta-defensin 134; translation: MKPLLVVFVFLFLWDPVLAGINSLSSEMHKKCYKNGICRLECYESEMLVAYCMFQLECCVKGNPAP